The Plasmodium knowlesi strain H genome assembly, chromosome: 14 region CCTGGAATCTGCGTTGACAGCAGCGATGAAAGATGGGGCAGGTGGGTGCGGAGCGTTTGTGAATGCGGAACAGTGTGACGCCAACGAACAGTTTGCATTTTAGCAGGGCATTCACGCGTGCTCCTACGTTTAGCATTCACGTAAATTCGCCTTTTATTCACATCATCACTTAGTCGCTTTTTCATCTATGCACGTATTCACATATTTATACTTCGTCGTTTCCTTGCATGTGGTACGGAAGCACGCATCCTCCATTTCATGCTCGTTACAACACACATGGAGAGAAGGCTCACCCGATGGACCCAGAACAAAACTTTTTCAACGAATTGAAACTTTCTCATTTAGCCTACAATtgtattatatatgttatcgacttttcttaaaaaaagggggtaaatATAGGCCATGTCACTGCACTATTTTGATGGGTCGAGAAAGGTgtatccccctttttttgttacatccaggagaatttttctccaaaaaaaaaaaaaaaaaatatatacatacattttcCAATAAAATTATCTCAACCTTTGTAGCACGCGGAGGtgccatttttctccttaggAAACATCCAAATTGATATATTTAGAGGggtgttttattttcattcttttttctctcttttgtACGTAGTCAAAATGGCCAATGGGGTGGCAATCCTTCAAAACTGCTTCCTTCCCGTAGCGTGTGCGAGCTGCCGATATAACAACATATAACATACAATTCGGTTAATTCAATTAGAGGCCGCTTTTTTgaagttaaaataaaatcgtCTAAAGGGGGGGAGCATATCCTACGCGCAATAAGCCTATAccatggggaaaaaagagcaattccccccaaaaaaaagaacaaaataaaacggTAGGTGTGAACCATATtgaaagcagaaaaaattgtcctaCATAACACCTTCGGGGGTTCCCTTTGATAAGCAGCGCTCTCCGTTTAGGCACTTCACGCATGGCTAGCTTAaattgttgtaaaaaaatatgacccgttcagaaaaaaaaaaaaaaaaaaaaaaaaaaaaaaaaaaaattatttcgtACTGCGAAGTCCCAATTATTCCACTGTTTAGTGAGAATATAagcatttttattctctAACGTTTGCCCTCTACACAGGTTGCGAAACCCATTTgaagtttccctttttttttttttttttttttttttttctggccCAATTGCTCCCATTTTGTGGCTTCCACTTTACCGATCCCGTTTTGGCTTTTTTTATCCGCACGAGTGAGATTACATCTCGCGGGCAAAAGCGAAGAACTGAGCCCGCGTGGAGTCACAATAGAGGGGTTGCCAAACTTCACTTAGGGGTGAAGACACTATTTAGggcttttccctcccccttctGTTTCTCATTAAAAACGTCCAAATTAAGTGCATCGGCAGGGGAGTATATATAGCCTCTCACTCAGTTGCATACGTAGTTGTTATCTCTGCTAAGCAACCACACCTtggagaggaaaaatgaTTGAAATAATATTGAACGACCGTCTGGGAAAGAAAATACGCGTGAAGTGCAACCCGGATGACACCATTGGGGATTTGAAGAAACTCGTGGCGGCACAGACaggtataatatatattctttgtTATCGTGCAGTGAATAGCGTTTGCATGGAACGCCTCACCTGCGCGTAACATTTGTGTGACAGATGCTCCCGACAACTTAATTATGGCTTATCCCTTCCATCACCCGTGCAGGAACCAGAGCTGACAAAATACGAATACAAAAATGGTATACCATTTACAAGGACCACATCACATTGCAGGACTACGAAATTAAAGATGGCATGAGTCTCGAGCTATATTATAACTGACCCACTTGAGGTGATCCCACTCTGAAGGGGGAAGGGACACAAGCACACATATACTACGCGGAAGAAACTAGGAAGGAGCAGTGTGAAAATGCATAGGCATGTCCACTACATTTGTTCCATCTCCTTCTCTACAATTGAGGTACTATGAAAAATGATGGaagttttttccctccttaaGTAACCAAAAGGGAAGATATAACTTGGCACCTTGACACAGCGgcgtttcaaaaaaaaaaggcgtttTAGGAAAGTGCAGTAATTTCCTCCcacacatataaaaaatttcatccGTGTGATGAGAACACTCCTGCCTGACAGAGCTACAtccggaaaaaaaatctatgCGGAAAATGGGATAATCAGTTGCAATAAATTTGCACATGGAACTACCTCTTAGCAcccgtccttttttttttttttatttttttatttttttgttcttattcCCTACCCACATCCTATGATCTAACACTGTTGTGTATGTCAACAGAAAAAACGGGATACCCTTGGAGTAGActtttttcttaaagaagATATTCCACCACTTCATTTTGATGATCCCTTTGGAGGGTATTCTCAGCAAATTCTTATtcctatatacatatataaaagcCGACTTTTTGGTAAAagcaaaaagtggaaaaattatgGGACTACCTCCCCTTTGACCTATGCAACTCGTGTGAGTACACTAATTTTTccgcacaattttttttttttttttttttttttttttttccttattaacAACGGCGGGAGGGGAAATTAAGGTTTGTTTGATCACCCTCGTGAAGGAAAGGAGTGTATTCCGATTCTGGGCAATTCGACAGATGTATGGCTACCTGCACAGTATGTCATTTTGCCTAGCTTTTCCTATATACCTCTTTGCAAAAGTAAATTTGCTAGGCGCACAGAGAAAAAGCGGTCGCCCTTTTGTTCACCCATACACGTAACCCTTACCTGCACGTTCTTCGGATCACCTTTTCTAAGTTTTGGTTTTATAGCCCTTTAATTGCTCGTGCGCCGAGTCAATTCACCATTCGTACGCTACGTGTATCCGTGCCTGAACTGATTTATGTATGCACAATGTTCTCGAAAAATTGTAGTTATAGTATTTTCCCGTGCCTGTTGGAACGTGAGAAAAAGTCGTCCCCCCCCAAATCCATATGGGAGGGGAGGCGTGTACATACAGGAGGTATGGCACCCACGGTATGTACAGAATACATACAGCACCTGCGGCACATACGGAAAGTATATCGTGTACAAATAGGTGGCGTTATTGCATCTACTcataagataaaaaaattaaaaaaggaaatatacaAAAAGGTATGAACAGTTGGGTACATAATAActggatatatatatatatatatatatgtttttttttttttttttttttttttttttttttttttttttttgcattctcTTTCTGTGCATAACTGTGCCATCCCAAGTTTGTACTTACGTGCAGGAGCCTTCTCAGGGGCATGACAGAGTTAGTTTCATCCTTTTCGCTTTCCCAAGGAGGGAAACGCGCACCTGCGAAGAAGCGCGTGGTACACGGGGGTGTTTCCTTCGCTTGTAAAAACGGGGGCTAAACCTGGTACATCTTACCATCCAAGGAGAATACTCTACGCGGAGCATTTTGAAGGGAATAACCGCCTTCCGCTGGCGTTGCGCATAATAATGCGagactttttctccttccaccCCCTTTGCGGGAAAGCGAACATACCATTCTCCTTGGTATAGGCCTCTATAAAATTACGCGTTAAAAATACTAATGGGCATTTTCAGCGCAAGCagtgaaattattttaaggGGAGCTCCTTTAATACGAGTTCATGCGGAAGGTATATGCATGTTCGGTTACGCATTCAGTGTGCTTAACAGGTTGTGCCTTTGCTCGGTGAAAGCAACCTCGGCCTCATAGTGTATGTCACGGAGTAATAACAAACATTTGGACACAGCATTGTGGTTCTTCCACCGTGGGAGGTACATTCGCGAAGGTGCACACGGTAGATAGGGTATATACAGCCACTTGCCAGATTAGTGTCGACGAGTTAATCAAGAAAAACGCTGCGAAACCGGTGTGCCAAGGAAGACATAAAAACGTTGCAGTACAAGACACCTGTGcgtttcttcaaaatgggtAAAGGACTGACAAAGCTAGCCGAAATCAGCCTCTTCATCGGGGGGTTCCTCGTCTTATGGTACGTAACGGGGGAAACGATAttcaggaggaaaaaaaaaattgtaaaagaaaacattttaCTTATTCTAAGACATCTTTGTTTAGAAATTTATAAAGTTCTGAATGAAACTTCCAAGACGACGAAAAGTGTGTATGacatgataaaaaatgagcCGAACACAAGTATAGAATTGAACAAGTTGGAAGAAGTGCTACTGAATAATGGATACAAGCAGAGGATAGAAGATGTGGAGAAAGAAGTGTTAAAGAAATTTGATGTAACCGTGGACGATTTCTATCAAGAGTTGAAAAACTACGAAAAAGATGAAGACGTACAGAAGGTTCTAAactccataaaaaaaatgtaccatGAATCGCTTCTAGGAATACAGCCAAAGTTACCTTCCATAGATGAAAACATATCTCAGGATGTCATATTAAATCTAACTAGcttaatttataaaaaaaagagaaaaatttataaagaaaaaattgactctatgattaaaaaaaatgaagactttAACTTAAACACGACTTTTTCAAATTCCGAATTTTTCAACAAACTTCAAAAATCAACAGAACATGTAGAAGAACAAGTTATTAAGGAAAATCAAGACTTAGTCCCCAATTTATTTACCTTTAAATATCTCGTGAATTATTATTCCAATGATATAAAttttatgcaaagaaaaaaatatcttgaATCAAAACATGGAGAAAAGATgatcaaaattttgaaagtgaaaaaaattaaaaagaaaaaaaaaattacgaaagaTAATTTAAGTAACAATAGCGTTAAGAGTTTAGCTAGTCAGAACTCATTCACCGATCATACTAGCTCcgaaaaaaactttttcgtCTCCCCACTTGATAAGCAGGAGGATGTGGTGTACCGCGCGGGTAGCGATATCAGTGCTGGAAATAATGAGGACGCCACTCCACCATATGTAGAGATGATTCCATCTTACCACCATGTGGAGGAACTGAACATGGAACAGGATCAGGAACAGGACAAATTCGAACCTACTGCTCCGTTAGAAGAACACATGATCGATTTTGTTCAAAGTGCACAGAACATTGAGGAGGTGCACGAGGATAAGGTAGGAGCAGTTGACgaagaggagaaggaggTGAAGGCCGCTCTACTAGGAGTAGTAGACCCCTCGGATGGTGAAATGAGTCCGGGAGATTCTCCACTTTCGGCCCAAACGGATGGCGGCCATGCAAATGAGGGAGATGGTTGGATTCACGGAGAAAATTATCacgatgaaggagaaaatctcCACGTGTATCaaacaaaaattgaagaCAACGCGGAAGATGCTAATGTAGGAATGGACAACGAGGAAAATGCTAATGTAGGAATGGACAACGAGGAAAATGCtaatatagaaaaggaaaacgaggAAAATGTTAATGTAGGAATGGACAACGAGGAAAATGCTAATGTAGGAATGGACAACGAGGAAAATGCTAATGTAGGAATAGACAACGAGGAAAATGCtaatatagaaaaggaaaacgaggAAAATGCTAATGTAGGAATGGACAACGAGGAAAATGCTAATGTAGGAATGGACAACGAGGAAAATGCTAATGTAGGAATAGACAACGAGGAAAATGCtaatatagaaaaggaaaacgaggAAAATGCTAATGTAGGAATGGACAACGAGGAAAATGCTAATGTAGGAATAGACAACGAGGAAAATGCTAATGTAGGAATAGACAACGAGGAAGATGGAATGGGTTACCCAGATGACAGAGACCAAACGGAGGAACCATCGCAAACTAATCATATTGATCAGGATGTAACCACGTTTTTGAATGTCCAGGCGGAGGGGGAGGACGAGTGGGCTTCGGCCATGAGCCAGGGGGTAGATCCCTCTGTGCAgttggaggaaaaggaagaaagtcaCATGGAAAAAACGGAGCAGGATAATCTGGCGCTACAGGAGAGTGCAAATGAAGAGGGAGGCGCCATCAACGATGAACTTCCGCAGGAGGAGAATGAGCCGATGAATGGAGAGGCGGATGGAGGAAAAGCAGAAGACGAACCTCTTCCACAGCAGGAGGACGAGGGTGTCGCAATCGAAATGGTAGAACCTGCAAAGGAAGATATACCAACGGAGGAACCCATAAAAGAGGAACTACCAATTGATGAACCTGCAAAGGAAGATATACCAACGGAGGAACCCATAAAAGAGGAGCTACCAATTGATGAACCTGCAAAGGAAGATATACCAACGGAGGAACCCACAAAAGAGGAACTACCAATTGATGAACCTGCAAAGGAAGATATACCAACGGAGGAACCCACAAAAGAGGAACTACCAATTGAAGAACCCGCAAAGGAAGATATACCAACGGAGGAACCCACAAAAGAGGAACTACCAATTGATGAACCTGCAAAGGAAGATATACCAACGGAGGAACCCACAAAAGAGGAACTACCAATTGAAGAACCCGCAAAGGAAGATATACCAACGGAGGAACCCATAAAAGAGGAACTACCAATTGAAGTACCCTCACAGGAAGGTGTACCAACGGAGGAACCCATAAAAGAGGAACTACCAATTGAAGTACCCTCACAGGAAGGTGTACCAACGGAGGAACCcacaaaagaagaacaaacgGAGAGCAAGAGATTCGGATTAGGAAAACcctggaagagaaaaaagaacaagaacAAGGAttcgaaagaaaaatgaaagctTCCATGTGAGAGGGGTGGGAATGTGGAAAGGGTATATATACTTACCGCTTTCTCTACGTAGTAGGTTTATCTATGTGAATGCCTTCATGTGCTTATGCgtttgaggaaggaaaggaagcaTCCATTTTCAGGGTGCGGACCAAatcttacattttttttttttttttttaacaccacattttttgcatgtcCCCACAAATGGTTCATCCAGACATGCCTGttttatatgtgcatgttaAGTAGTGACAAAGCTATTTACATG contains the following coding sequences:
- a CDS encoding ubiquitin-like modifier HUB1, putative; translation: MIEIILNDRLGKKIRVKCNPDDTIGDLKKLVAAQTGTRADKIRIQKWYTIYKDHITLQDYEIKDGMSLELYYN